The DNA region AGGAGAAACATGGCAGATGACATTGGAGGAAGATTCCCGGATCCGCATGAGTATCAGGTCCCACCGGAACTCGAAGGATGGGAAGAGATGTACCCGTCCCACTACCTGTTTTCAAAGGAAAGGGAAACCTGGGAAAAACAGCAATTCTGGTACCTGGACAAGATCCACGCCCCGGAACCCATGCCGCCCCTGGATCTGATATTTCAGGAGGCCTGGCAGATCTCTCTTTCGCAATACACCACGAGGGTGTTCTGCATCCCCCCTGCCCAGGGGATCGCCCAGCGGATGGTCGGTTGCTACATGTACATCTGCGCTATTGCGCCCCCGCCCGATGAGGTTATCGCCGAAAAGGCGGAGCAGTTCGGAAAGCGTGTGTTCTATGTATTCGATCATTATGATGAATTGTGGGACAAATGGCTGATCAAGTTCAAGGCCATCGGAAAAGAGATGGAGGCCGTGGAGGTCCCGACCGAACTGCCCAAATTTGTTCCCGAGGACCAGGTCATTCCTGCACCTACCGGATGTTATGTCTCCTATGACATCCTGGAGGCATTCGATAAGGTGGCCAACCAGATGATCAAGGCCTGGCAGTATCACTTTGAAATGTTGAACCTGACCTACCTGGCCTACCTCATGTTCGGGGATGTCTCCAGAAAGCTTTTTCCCGGGATCAGTGAAAGCGCCATCGGCAAGATGGTAGCGGGGGCCTATGTCTCCATGTTCCGCCCTGAGGAAGAACTCTGCCGGCTCTCCAGACTGGCCGTGTCTTCACGCGGGGTGGCCGACATCCTCAAGAGTGATATGACGGTGGACCAGAAAAAGGCCGAGCTGGAAAAAATTCCCGACGGAAAGCATTGGCTTGAGGAGTTCGAAAAGGCGAGTGATCCCTGGTTTTACGTGTCCTGCGGCAGCGGCTGGTTTCATCACGAGGGGAGCTGGCTGACCCAGCTCGACATCCCCTACAGTTATATCAAGAGCTATGTGGAACGGCTGGAAAACGGGGAAACCATCGAGCGGTCGTTGGACAAGCTGGACAAAGAAAGAGACGAAACCGTGGCCAGTTACCGGGAGCTCATCAAGACCGATGAGGATAGGAAGGCCTTTGACGAGGCCTATAAGACCATTCGAACCATTTACCGCTATGCCGAAGATCATCTCTTCTGGGTGGAGCACTGGCTTCACACCATCTGGTTTGCCAAGATACGGAAGTTCGGAAAGCTGTTGGTCAATAACGGAATGATCAACGAGGTGGACGATATTTTCATGTTTACCCGGTATGAAATCCCCGAACTTCTTACGGAACTCTCCACCGGCTGGGCCCTGGGCGTGGATATCCCCCTGCGTAGCGATTATTACAAGGCCAAGGTCAGCAAACGGCGGAAAATTCTGGAGGCGGCGGGCAACTGGAATCCGACTCCGGCATTGGGCGTCCCGCCTGCGGAAGTGGCAGAGCCTTTCACCATCATGCTCTGGGGCGTTACCACCGACAAGGTCAAGGAATGGCTCAAGGGCGTTGGAGAAGTGGGCGGAGAGGGGGTCTCGGAGATCAAGGGGTTCGCCTCTTCCGCAGGGGTTGCGGAAGGTCCGGCCCGGGTACTCAGAGTTCTCAAGGATCTTGTGAATCTTCAGCCCGGAGAAGTCCTGGTATGCCCCACCACCAATCCTTCCTGGGCGCCGGTGTTTACCAAGATCAAGGGAGCGGTTACAGACATTGGCGGGCTCACCAGCCACGCCGCTATCGTGTGCAGGGAGTATGGAATTCCATCCGTTACCGGCACCGGCGTGGCCACATCGACAATCAAGACCGGGGACCTGGTGAGGGTTGATGGCGACACAGGGGTTGTGACAATCGTTGAACGAGCCAAATAGCCTTCCCTTCCCACCGGCCCCCCTCCTTTGCGAGGATCCGGCGTGATCTTCTCTCCGGGCCTTCCGGCCCGGGGAGAAACAGCGCCACCCCCATCCTGACAAGGGACCGTAGCAGGGGGGGGACATACTTCAATGGAGACACAGATGGACTACATTCTCAATTTCGAAGATCTGGACAAGAATTCCCTCCCCGCGGTGGGGGGCAAAAATGCCAGCCTGGGTGAGATGATCAAGGCAGGCACCCGCGTGCCGCCCGGGTTTGCCGTCACCACCGACAGTTATCTGAGCTTTATCACCCAGACGGGGATAAAGGATACCATCCTCAATGTCCTGTCGAATCTCGATAAGGATGAGGTGGACTCCCTCAACAGGACCAGCGAATCCATCCAGGACCTGGTCCTTCACGCGACAATGCCTGACGAAATCCAGAAGGCTATTGCCGAAGGGTACGCCCGGCTGTGTGAAACGTGCGGCGTCACAGACGTTCAGGTGGCGGTTCGATCGAGCGCCACGGCCGAAGACCTCCCCACGGCGAGCTTTGCCGGACAGCAGGACACCTATCTCTGCCAGTCCGGAGCGGAGCGGATCATCTCCAGTGTGAGGCGGTGCTGGGCCAGCCTGTTCACGCCCCGCGCCATCGATTACAGAAACAAGAACAACTTCCCCCACGAAAAGGTCTATATCAGCGTGGGGGTTCAGAAGATGGTCAACTCCCGGGCAGCGGGCGTCATGTTCACGCTCAATCCTACCAACGGCGATCCGTCCAAGGTGGTGATCGAGGGGAGTTGGGGACTGGGGGAGACCGTGGTGTCCGGCTCTGTGAATCCCGACAAATTTGTCGTGGATAAGGTGATTTTGGAGACCAGTGAAAAGACCATCTCCGCCAAACACATAAAATGCGTTTATGACCCGGCGGGGGAAGGAACCATGGATGTGGATGTGGAACCGGAGATGCAGTCCCGGTGCTGCCTGGAAGATCGTGAGATAAAAGAACTCGTGAGGATCGCAAAAAACATCGAGACCCATTACGGCCGCCCTATGGATATCGAGTGGGCCATCGATGAGGATTTTTCTTTTCCGGAAAATATTTTTATTGTGCAGGCCCGTCCCGAGACCGTCTGGAGCCAGCGTCAGAAGGGGCCCATGATCGGCACCAAGAGCGGGTATCAGCTGTTGATGGACCAGGCCATGAAACGGATCAAGCTCCAGTGAGAGGCCGCCCTAAGCAAAACGAATAATAAATTCACCGACATTTTTTCTATCACACAAAGCCACAAAGCCCACAGAGCAGGGCATGAACATGTGGTCAAAAATCTTCGTGTCTTTGGTGCGCCAGGCTAAGCCTGGCTGATCTTGTAACCTGAAAGGAGGTTACCCTGTTAATTGCTCGTTCAGCAGGTAGCGGAGCGGGCGGCCCGCGGAGTAATCCAAAGGGTCGAAGCCCCGCCGAGCG from Deltaproteobacteria bacterium includes:
- a CDS encoding phenylphosphate synthase subunit beta, with protein sequence MDYILNFEDLDKNSLPAVGGKNASLGEMIKAGTRVPPGFAVTTDSYLSFITQTGIKDTILNVLSNLDKDEVDSLNRTSESIQDLVLHATMPDEIQKAIAEGYARLCETCGVTDVQVAVRSSATAEDLPTASFAGQQDTYLCQSGAERIISSVRRCWASLFTPRAIDYRNKNNFPHEKVYISVGVQKMVNSRAAGVMFTLNPTNGDPSKVVIEGSWGLGETVVSGSVNPDKFVVDKVILETSEKTISAKHIKCVYDPAGEGTMDVDVEPEMQSRCCLEDREIKELVRIAKNIETHYGRPMDIEWAIDEDFSFPENIFIVQARPETVWSQRQKGPMIGTKSGYQLLMDQAMKRIKLQ